From Flavipsychrobacter sp., a single genomic window includes:
- a CDS encoding von Willebrand factor type A domain-containing protein: MKRNIKLLILMMGITIPLMVNGQTGEISGKVVDNNGEPAISATVQALEGGIVKGGTVTDYDGNYVLKPLLPGKYTVKVYYIGFKTTVTENIIVSSNKLTTLNIKLKPNSGELKEVVVTSYKVPLIDIDQPGGRRVITGEEIDKMPTRNTSSVASVGGARGSGTLYYVDGVQVVGGRGINMSQGVIDQVAVESNTESYKKRHENDFKSIISSPLSTLSIDVDRASYSNIRRYIENETMPPVDAVRIEEMVNYFDYQYPQPKDKDPIAITTELTDCPWNKKHKLLHIGMQAKNIETENLPPSNLVFLIDVSGSMSDYNKLPLVKKSLTLLTKQLRAVDKISIVVYAGSAGIVLPPTPGDRKTTILNALEELEAGGSTAGGEGIELAYKIAEENFIKKGNNRIVLATDGDFNVGISGDNELEDLIARERTKGIFLTCLGFGMGNYKDSKLEVLADKGNGNYAYIDNEKEARKTLVKEFSGTIFTVAKDVKAQIEFNPTKVQGYRLLGYENRVLNTEDFKDDKKDAGEMGAGHTVTILYEVIPAKIKSKDTRIVNDLKYQHTNMLSYPEEFATIKFRYKDPDKNKSKEMTHVIYNVEKTLESAQENVRFATSVVMFGMLLTDSKHKGNTNYKKVLALAESAKGEDKEGYRSDFLDLVETARTIKKSKN; the protein is encoded by the coding sequence ATGAAAAGAAATATCAAGCTACTCATTTTGATGATGGGTATTACCATCCCGTTAATGGTAAACGGACAAACAGGCGAAATTAGCGGCAAAGTTGTAGATAACAATGGAGAACCTGCAATAAGTGCCACAGTGCAGGCACTAGAAGGAGGCATTGTAAAAGGAGGTACGGTTACTGATTATGATGGAAACTATGTTCTTAAACCTCTATTACCAGGGAAGTATACAGTAAAGGTATATTACATAGGATTTAAGACAACTGTTACAGAAAACATTATTGTTAGTTCAAATAAACTAACTACACTAAATATCAAACTTAAACCAAACTCGGGTGAACTGAAAGAGGTTGTTGTTACCAGCTACAAAGTTCCTTTAATAGATATAGACCAACCTGGAGGAAGACGCGTAATAACAGGAGAGGAAATTGACAAAATGCCAACAAGAAATACTAGTTCTGTAGCTAGTGTAGGAGGGGCAAGAGGCAGCGGAACCTTGTACTACGTTGACGGCGTACAAGTTGTGGGTGGTCGTGGTATCAATATGTCACAAGGTGTTATTGACCAAGTAGCTGTAGAATCCAATACCGAGTCCTACAAAAAACGTCATGAGAATGATTTTAAAAGCATTATATCTAGCCCTTTATCAACCTTATCAATAGATGTGGATAGAGCTTCATACAGCAATATTCGTAGATATATAGAAAACGAAACTATGCCCCCTGTAGACGCAGTACGTATTGAGGAAATGGTCAACTATTTTGACTATCAATATCCTCAACCAAAAGACAAAGACCCTATTGCCATTACTACAGAGCTTACAGATTGTCCATGGAACAAAAAACACAAATTGCTACATATTGGCATGCAGGCCAAAAACATTGAGACGGAAAACTTGCCTCCATCTAACCTTGTTTTTCTGATAGACGTTTCAGGATCAATGAGCGATTATAATAAACTACCTCTTGTGAAAAAAAGTTTAACATTACTGACAAAACAATTGAGAGCTGTAGACAAGATATCAATTGTAGTATATGCAGGTAGCGCAGGTATAGTTTTACCCCCTACACCCGGAGATAGAAAAACAACAATACTTAATGCATTAGAAGAGCTGGAAGCGGGAGGCTCAACTGCAGGCGGAGAAGGTATTGAACTAGCTTACAAAATAGCCGAAGAAAACTTTATAAAGAAGGGTAACAACAGGATAGTTTTGGCAACAGATGGCGACTTTAATGTGGGTATAAGTGGAGATAATGAGCTAGAAGACCTAATAGCAAGAGAACGAACAAAAGGGATATTTCTTACTTGCTTAGGTTTCGGTATGGGCAACTATAAAGACTCTAAGCTGGAAGTGCTTGCCGATAAAGGAAATGGAAACTACGCTTATATCGATAATGAAAAAGAAGCAAGAAAAACACTTGTAAAAGAGTTTAGCGGCACCATATTCACAGTAGCCAAAGATGTAAAAGCTCAGATAGAATTTAACCCTACTAAAGTGCAGGGATATAGACTCTTAGGTTATGAAAACAGAGTATTGAATACAGAGGATTTCAAAGACGACAAAAAAGATGCTGGAGAAATGGGTGCAGGGCATACTGTAACAATATTATACGAAGTAATACCTGCCAAAATAAAAAGTAAAGACACAAGAATAGTTAATGACTTGAAATATCAGCATACGAATATGCTTAGTTATCCTGAAGAGTTTGCCACTATAAAATTTAGGTATAAAGATCCGGACAAGAATAAAAGCAAAGAAATGACACATGTAATATACAATGTCGAGAAGACGCTAGAGTCTGCTCAAGAAAATGTGCGATTTGCAACATCTGTTGTTATGTTTGGCATGTTACTAACTGACTCTAAGCACAAAGGCAACACAAACTACAAGAAAGTCTTGGCACTAGCAGAAAGTGCAAAAGGAGAAGATAAAGAAGGTTATAGAAGTGATTTTTTAGACCTAGTAGAAACAGCAAGAACTATCAAAAAATCAAAAAACTAA
- a CDS encoding M13 family metallopeptidase, with protein sequence MRFKHSLLAFTAIAALAACQEKENKKDLTWLLDLANMDTTVSPADNFFYYANGGWLKNNEIPESETRWGSFDLLRENNINNLHTLLEETAKTKAKKGTAEQKVGDLYASGMNVEAIDAAGITPIKPVLDRIDNITTPQDILDEVARMRAQGLGQIFSFYVSPDDKDVTKQICQIYQGGLGMPDRDYYFNKDERSTKIRDAYKAYQIQVFELMGMDAETAKSTAAEVYTLEEKLAEASMTRIERRDPYKTYNKYDLASFSKMTPGMDWNDIFTKYKAANQDSLIVGMPDFFTSLSKELQTTPVDTWKKYLKFHTINDMAPYLSSNFDNARFDFYGKVVRGQKEQKPRWKRILQVVDGSIGDLLGKMYVDKHFKPEAKERMIALVNNLQETFEERIKRLDWMTEPTKQKAIAKLHTFVKKIGYTDKWKNYSDLEISADNYVQNILAASAHEYDYMMNKLGKPVDKTEWFMTPSTVNAYYNPAFNEIVFPAGILAFPFFHPDADDAINYGGIGGVIGHEMTHGFDDQGSKYAADGNLKNWWTEEDTKAFEAKTHVVVEQFNNYTVLDSIHVKGELTLGENLADLGGLAIAYEAFKKTPQGQSNETIDGFTPDQRFFLSWAQVWRANTRPEEAANRIITDPHSPVEWRSNGPLSNMTEFYDAFGVKPGDKMYRPDSIRAKVW encoded by the coding sequence ATGAGATTTAAACATTCATTACTAGCATTTACAGCTATAGCAGCACTAGCTGCATGCCAAGAGAAAGAGAATAAAAAGGACTTAACTTGGCTGCTAGACCTGGCAAATATGGATACAACCGTTAGCCCGGCCGACAACTTCTTCTACTATGCTAATGGTGGTTGGTTAAAAAACAACGAAATACCCGAGTCTGAAACTCGTTGGGGTAGTTTTGACTTATTAAGGGAAAACAATATCAATAACCTACATACTTTATTAGAAGAAACAGCTAAGACTAAAGCTAAAAAAGGAACTGCTGAACAAAAAGTAGGAGACCTTTATGCTTCAGGTATGAATGTGGAAGCGATAGACGCTGCAGGGATAACCCCTATCAAACCAGTACTAGATAGAATAGATAATATCACTACTCCTCAAGACATACTGGATGAAGTAGCAAGAATGAGAGCACAAGGCTTAGGGCAAATATTCTCATTCTACGTTTCTCCTGACGACAAAGATGTTACTAAACAAATTTGTCAGATATACCAAGGTGGTCTAGGCATGCCTGATCGCGATTACTACTTCAACAAAGATGAAAGAAGTACTAAGATCCGTGATGCTTACAAAGCTTATCAAATTCAAGTTTTTGAATTGATGGGAATGGATGCGGAAACAGCAAAATCTACGGCTGCTGAAGTATATACTCTTGAAGAAAAACTGGCAGAAGCATCAATGACAAGAATAGAGCGTCGTGACCCTTACAAGACTTATAACAAGTATGACTTGGCTAGCTTTTCTAAGATGACACCAGGCATGGACTGGAATGATATTTTCACTAAGTACAAAGCTGCCAACCAAGACTCACTTATCGTAGGCATGCCAGACTTCTTTACATCTTTAAGCAAAGAACTACAAACAACACCTGTAGATACTTGGAAAAAGTACCTGAAGTTCCATACCATAAACGATATGGCTCCTTACCTGAGCAGCAACTTTGACAATGCGCGTTTTGACTTCTACGGCAAAGTTGTAAGAGGACAAAAAGAACAAAAACCTCGTTGGAAGAGAATATTACAAGTAGTAGATGGCTCTATCGGTGACCTACTTGGTAAAATGTATGTAGACAAACACTTCAAGCCAGAGGCTAAAGAAAGAATGATCGCTTTAGTAAACAATCTTCAAGAAACTTTTGAAGAGCGTATCAAGCGTCTTGACTGGATGACTGAACCTACAAAGCAAAAGGCTATCGCTAAGCTACACACTTTTGTGAAGAAGATCGGTTATACTGACAAATGGAAAAACTATAGCGACCTTGAAATTAGTGCTGACAACTATGTTCAAAACATATTAGCAGCTTCTGCTCATGAGTATGACTATATGATGAATAAGCTGGGCAAGCCTGTTGATAAAACAGAATGGTTCATGACACCATCTACCGTTAATGCTTATTACAACCCTGCGTTTAACGAGATCGTATTCCCTGCAGGTATCTTAGCTTTTCCTTTCTTCCACCCAGATGCTGATGATGCGATCAACTATGGTGGTATCGGCGGTGTAATTGGTCATGAAATGACACACGGTTTTGACGACCAAGGTAGTAAATACGCTGCCGATGGCAACCTGAAAAACTGGTGGACAGAAGAAGACACAAAAGCTTTTGAAGCTAAAACTCATGTTGTAGTTGAACAGTTCAACAACTATACTGTTTTAGATTCTATACATGTAAAAGGAGAATTAACGCTTGGTGAGAATCTAGCAGACCTTGGTGGGCTCGCAATTGCTTATGAAGCATTTAAGAAAACACCTCAAGGACAAAGTAATGAGACCATAGACGGTTTTACTCCTGATCAACGTTTCTTCCTTAGCTGGGCACAAGTATGGAGAGCTAACACAAGACCAGAAGAAGCTGCCAACAGAATTATTACGGATCCTCACTCTCCTGTAGAATGGAGATCGAACGGACCTTTAAGTAACATGACTGAATTTTATGATGCATTTGGTGTAAAACCAGGTGATAAAATGTACCGCCCAGATAGCATACGTGCTAAAGTGTGGTAA
- a CDS encoding SprT-like domain-containing protein, whose product MAKQETGLTTLEQFLPPNTFGMVIRYFKKYPIHLTLTKERKTVLGDYRPPTRKDKHHRISLNINLNKYNFLITLLHELAHLVTWENYRERVSPHGKEWKEQFRTILLPFIGKKIFPMSLEKALVLYLRNPAASTCTDPGLFKALYKYDKKKPNYKLIDDLEVGHWFQIEDGRVFEKIEQLRTRSLCKELGTRKKYFFPGIYEVKHVRRDRRLIA is encoded by the coding sequence ATGGCAAAGCAAGAAACAGGCTTAACTACCTTAGAGCAGTTTTTGCCACCAAACACTTTTGGGATGGTTATCCGTTATTTTAAAAAATACCCGATCCATCTCACACTCACCAAGGAACGCAAAACCGTATTGGGAGATTACCGTCCTCCTACAAGAAAGGACAAACATCACCGTATCAGCTTAAATATCAACCTGAATAAATACAACTTCCTGATCACCCTCTTACACGAGCTGGCTCATTTGGTAACATGGGAAAACTATAGAGAACGTGTATCACCACATGGTAAAGAATGGAAAGAACAATTCAGAACCATACTACTACCCTTCATTGGCAAGAAAATATTTCCAATGTCATTAGAAAAGGCATTAGTATTATATCTACGAAACCCTGCCGCTAGTACATGTACAGACCCCGGACTTTTTAAGGCATTGTACAAGTACGACAAAAAGAAACCCAACTATAAATTAATAGACGACCTAGAGGTAGGACATTGGTTTCAGATAGAAGATGGCAGGGTGTTTGAAAAAATTGAGCAACTAAGAACACGCTCTCTTTGTAAAGAACTTGGAACAAGAAAAAAATATTTCTTTCCAGGCATTTATGAGGTAAAGCATGTAAGAAGAGACCGTAGGCTTATTGCCTGA
- a CDS encoding AtpZ/AtpI family protein translates to MSQPKRQNEALKYMGLGMQLLVTIAIGVWGGLQLDKLTPFDFPLFLVLLPLLALVLSFWSLMRTLNNKK, encoded by the coding sequence ATGAGCCAACCTAAGCGACAAAACGAAGCACTTAAATACATGGGGCTAGGCATGCAGTTGCTGGTTACTATAGCCATAGGTGTTTGGGGAGGACTACAACTAGACAAGCTAACACCTTTTGACTTTCCTTTATTTCTGGTATTACTGCCCCTTCTGGCACTTGTTTTATCTTTTTGGAGCTTGATGAGAACACTAAATAATAAAAAATGA
- a CDS encoding bifunctional (p)ppGpp synthetase/guanosine-3',5'-bis(diphosphate) 3'-pyrophosphohydrolase, whose protein sequence is MQILNTLYNKDEEEEKKLITREYRGLLRSLKQKMKKGDKARVRRAFEVAVDAHIDMRRKSGEPFVLHPIAVARIVVEEVGLGVTSAMCALLHDVVEDTELTLEDIEREFGASHAKIIDGLTKISHVVDLKADTTVQAENFRKILLTLADDPRVILIKLADRLHNMRTLGSMAKEKQLKISSETTFIYSPLAHRLGLYEIKSELEDLSLKYTQPEVYEEIENGLTETKRERSKYIREFIKPIKEELQNQKFDIDIFGRPKSIHSIWNKMKTKHVAFEEVYDLFAIRIIIDTPIKKEKEDCWKIYSIVTNFYKPSPDRLRDWISVPKGNGYEALHTTVMGPGGRWVEVQIRTKRMNEIAEKGLAAHWRYKEGGKDDKESKLDSWLQHLHDVLSNPDTDTLDFLQDFKSDLFTEEIYIYTPKGEMRVLPKGATALDFAFDIHSELGARCIGAKVNYRLVPISYKLTSGDQVEIITSSKQRPNEDWLSFVITGKAKSRIKYYLKEEKRKTAEEGKEIVERKLKNLGVPMSFHNIHELTTFYKKDSQLDLFYGVAVGNIDTKDFKKFKIHGDKMYRPAKEVQLDAKQLVSEEELSKQKPAKGSELVIFGESSDKIKYKLAQCCQPIPGDDVFGFVTSSEGVKIHRNDCPNAAQLLANYGHRVVKTKWAKNKEISFLTGVRIIGLDDVGVIQKITNIISAELNMNMRSISIDSHDGIFDGTIMVYVLDRSELDELSRKLLSLDGINKVLRLEGTEDNNK, encoded by the coding sequence GTGCAGATTCTAAATACATTATACAATAAAGACGAGGAAGAAGAGAAAAAGCTCATTACCAGAGAGTATAGAGGGTTATTACGTTCATTAAAACAAAAAATGAAAAAGGGCGATAAAGCCCGAGTACGTAGAGCATTTGAAGTGGCTGTAGATGCGCATATTGATATGCGCCGAAAGTCAGGGGAACCCTTTGTGCTACATCCAATAGCTGTAGCTCGAATTGTTGTTGAAGAGGTAGGATTAGGAGTTACCTCTGCGATGTGCGCTTTGCTACATGATGTTGTAGAAGATACAGAACTTACTTTAGAAGATATAGAAAGAGAGTTTGGAGCATCCCATGCAAAGATCATTGATGGACTAACTAAAATTTCTCATGTAGTAGATTTAAAAGCTGATACGACAGTACAAGCAGAGAATTTTAGAAAGATATTATTAACACTTGCTGATGATCCTCGGGTTATACTTATCAAGCTTGCAGATAGATTGCATAACATGCGCACACTTGGAAGCATGGCTAAGGAGAAGCAACTGAAAATATCTTCTGAAACAACCTTTATATATTCTCCTTTAGCTCATAGATTGGGGCTGTACGAAATTAAATCTGAGCTGGAAGATCTATCGTTAAAGTACACACAACCCGAAGTGTATGAAGAAATAGAAAATGGACTAACAGAGACTAAACGTGAACGCTCAAAATATATAAGGGAGTTTATAAAACCCATCAAAGAAGAATTACAAAATCAAAAGTTTGATATAGATATTTTTGGTAGGCCCAAGTCTATTCATTCTATATGGAATAAAATGAAAACAAAACATGTTGCCTTTGAAGAGGTGTATGATTTGTTTGCCATCCGTATCATTATTGATACGCCAATAAAAAAAGAGAAAGAGGATTGCTGGAAGATATATTCCATTGTTACCAACTTTTATAAACCTAGTCCCGACCGCCTGAGAGATTGGATAAGTGTACCCAAAGGTAATGGGTATGAGGCGCTACATACAACAGTAATGGGGCCAGGTGGTAGATGGGTTGAAGTGCAGATACGTACTAAACGTATGAATGAGATTGCAGAGAAAGGATTGGCAGCACACTGGCGATATAAGGAAGGAGGTAAGGACGATAAAGAAAGTAAGCTGGATAGTTGGTTGCAGCACCTGCATGATGTATTGAGCAATCCCGATACAGACACGCTGGATTTCTTGCAAGATTTTAAATCCGATCTGTTCACAGAAGAGATATACATCTACACTCCTAAAGGGGAAATGAGGGTGCTTCCTAAGGGAGCAACTGCACTCGACTTTGCTTTTGATATACACTCTGAATTGGGTGCACGTTGTATCGGTGCAAAGGTGAACTACAGATTAGTACCCATAAGCTATAAGCTAACAAGCGGAGATCAGGTTGAAATAATAACCTCTTCAAAGCAAAGACCTAATGAAGATTGGTTGTCCTTTGTGATAACAGGTAAGGCCAAGTCAAGAATAAAGTATTACTTAAAAGAGGAAAAGAGAAAGACCGCAGAAGAAGGTAAGGAAATAGTAGAACGAAAGTTGAAAAACTTGGGTGTACCTATGTCCTTTCATAATATTCATGAGCTCACTACTTTTTATAAAAAAGATTCGCAGCTAGATCTGTTCTATGGCGTTGCTGTAGGCAATATTGATACTAAGGACTTTAAGAAGTTTAAGATACATGGTGATAAAATGTATCGTCCTGCAAAAGAAGTACAGCTAGATGCCAAACAGTTAGTTTCTGAAGAAGAGCTGTCAAAACAAAAACCTGCTAAGGGGTCTGAGCTGGTTATTTTTGGAGAGAGTTCTGATAAGATAAAATATAAACTGGCACAATGTTGTCAACCAATACCTGGTGATGATGTTTTTGGGTTTGTAACCTCATCGGAAGGTGTGAAAATTCATAGGAACGACTGCCCTAATGCAGCACAATTATTGGCTAACTATGGCCATAGGGTTGTGAAGACTAAATGGGCTAAGAATAAAGAGATATCTTTCCTTACAGGGGTGCGTATTATTGGTTTGGATGATGTAGGGGTGATACAGAAGATTACCAATATCATTTCTGCCGAGTTGAATATGAATATGCGTTCTATTAGTATCGATTCTCACGATGGTATTTTTGATGGTACTATTATGGTGTATGTATTGGATAGAAGTGAACTGGATGAGTTGAGTAGGAAATTGCTGTCGCTAGATGGTATTAATAAAGTGCTTCGGTTAGAAGGTACGGAAGACAATAACAAATAA
- a CDS encoding carboxypeptidase M32, with amino-acid sequence MLKQKSAKELYQDYKEINQKAADVNYASAVLGWDQEVFMPAKGFEHRGRQLATLASYSHELLTSEHYGNILEQLLSKDGLREDELANVQLSKEDYDKETKLSTSLVERLTNQVSKSYDAWIRSRKENDYKVYVPELTNMLALTKEKADAYGYEGHVYDALLDEYEKGATVAMLEPIFSQVKEQLPPLLAKIKEAQQVESSFLYKNYPKDKQWDFSIAVLKKMGYDFDAGRQDLSEHPFTTSFSPNDVRVTTRVDENDFASLLWSSIHEGGHALYEQGLLAEQYGLPLGEAASLSIHESQSRIWENNVGRSLLFWKHFYPELTGLFPDQLNGVDVNAFYKSINKVTPSLIRTESDELTYHFHVLIRYEIEKELLSGAINVADLAEVWNSRYQNYLGVSATNDKEGVLQDVHWAHGSFGYFPTYSLGSFYAAQFYKQAKKDMPDLEANIAIGSFKYFHQWLTNKVHVHGRKYRSEELCERITGEGLNLGAFMEYATTKYGNIYGI; translated from the coding sequence ATGCTGAAACAAAAGTCTGCTAAAGAACTATATCAAGATTATAAGGAGATAAATCAAAAAGCAGCAGATGTCAATTATGCATCGGCAGTATTGGGCTGGGATCAAGAAGTCTTCATGCCTGCAAAGGGATTTGAACATAGAGGTAGGCAGTTAGCTACACTAGCCTCTTATAGTCATGAATTGCTTACTAGTGAGCACTACGGCAATATATTAGAACAGCTACTAAGTAAGGATGGGTTAAGAGAAGATGAGTTAGCCAACGTACAACTTAGTAAAGAAGATTATGATAAGGAGACTAAGCTGTCTACAAGTTTAGTGGAAAGATTGACTAATCAAGTAAGTAAAAGCTACGACGCTTGGATAAGGTCGAGGAAGGAGAATGATTATAAAGTATATGTGCCTGAGTTGACTAATATGCTGGCACTGACTAAAGAGAAAGCAGATGCCTATGGTTATGAAGGTCATGTCTATGATGCTTTGCTAGATGAGTATGAAAAAGGTGCTACAGTTGCTATGCTAGAGCCCATATTCTCTCAGGTAAAAGAACAGTTACCACCTTTATTAGCGAAGATCAAAGAGGCACAACAGGTAGAAAGCTCCTTCTTGTACAAAAACTACCCAAAAGATAAGCAGTGGGATTTTTCCATCGCCGTCTTGAAGAAAATGGGATATGATTTTGATGCGGGTAGGCAAGACTTGTCAGAGCATCCTTTTACTACTTCTTTTTCTCCAAACGATGTAAGGGTAACAACCAGAGTAGATGAAAATGATTTTGCGTCACTACTATGGAGTAGTATACATGAAGGCGGTCATGCGCTATATGAGCAAGGGTTGTTAGCAGAGCAATATGGTTTGCCATTAGGAGAGGCGGCCTCATTATCGATACATGAGTCCCAATCTAGAATTTGGGAGAATAATGTTGGAAGAAGTCTACTGTTTTGGAAACATTTTTATCCAGAGTTGACAGGCTTGTTTCCCGATCAGCTAAATGGTGTGGACGTAAATGCATTTTACAAGTCTATAAATAAAGTAACGCCATCGCTTATTAGAACGGAGTCTGATGAGTTGACATACCATTTCCATGTATTGATCCGTTATGAAATAGAAAAAGAACTACTGTCAGGAGCTATTAATGTAGCAGACTTGGCAGAAGTATGGAATAGCCGTTATCAAAACTACTTGGGGGTGTCAGCTACTAACGATAAAGAAGGAGTGCTGCAAGATGTGCACTGGGCTCATGGTAGCTTTGGTTATTTCCCTACTTATTCTTTAGGTAGTTTTTATGCGGCACAGTTTTATAAGCAAGCTAAAAAAGATATGCCCGATCTTGAAGCAAATATCGCAATAGGTTCGTTTAAATATTTTCATCAATGGCTGACCAATAAGGTGCATGTTCATGGTAGAAAATACCGTTCTGAAGAATTATGCGAAAGGATTACAGGAGAAGGATTGAACTTGGGAGCATTTATGGAGTACGCTACTACTAAATACGGCAATATATACGGGATATAG
- the rimM gene encoding ribosome maturation factor RimM (Essential for efficient processing of 16S rRNA), giving the protein MVRIGKIVATHGLQGTVILKHIVEKSNWLKANDVLFVALRKGSNIPYFVQEVKEKSSDEQHILLEEITTMEDAKVLVGKDVYVSEDVLGKTSKESPLMWVGFNIVDKTVGGIGEIADVMQAGQQWIATVMYEDNEVLIPLVEEIILDINIRNRYLRVDLPDGLLDVYTGDSNDED; this is encoded by the coding sequence ATGGTAAGGATCGGTAAAATAGTAGCTACCCATGGTTTGCAAGGCACTGTGATATTAAAGCATATCGTAGAGAAGAGCAACTGGTTAAAGGCAAACGATGTGCTGTTTGTTGCGTTGAGGAAGGGGAGCAATATCCCTTATTTTGTGCAAGAAGTGAAGGAGAAAAGTTCCGATGAACAACACATTTTGCTAGAGGAGATAACCACAATGGAGGACGCTAAAGTCTTAGTAGGCAAAGATGTGTATGTTTCAGAAGATGTGCTTGGTAAGACAAGTAAAGAATCTCCGTTGATGTGGGTAGGTTTTAACATTGTAGATAAAACTGTAGGAGGTATAGGGGAGATTGCAGATGTAATGCAAGCGGGTCAGCAGTGGATAGCAACTGTTATGTATGAAGATAATGAGGTGTTGATACCATTAGTAGAAGAAATAATTTTAGATATAAACATCCGCAATAGATACTTAAGAGTTGACCTGCCGGATGGTTTATTAGATGTATATACAGGAGATAGCAATGATGAGGATTGA
- the trmD gene encoding tRNA (guanosine(37)-N1)-methyltransferase TrmD, with translation MMRIDVITAVPKLLESPFAHSIMKRAQDKGLLEVVIHDIRDHTPYKQAQIDDYQFGGGAGMVLMPEPLAILIDKLKEERSYDEIIYMTPDGITFNQKQANALSLKGNLIIICGHYKGIDERIRELYVTLELSIGDYVLSGGELAAAVVVDAIGRLIPGVLNNETSALSDSFQDGLLAPPVYTRPADFRGHKVPEVLLSGHAKKIDEWRQEQSLKRTEERRPDLYED, from the coding sequence ATGATGAGGATTGATGTAATAACAGCGGTACCAAAACTTTTAGAAAGCCCTTTCGCTCATTCTATAATGAAGAGAGCGCAAGATAAGGGGTTGTTAGAAGTAGTAATTCATGATATAAGAGATCATACCCCTTATAAGCAAGCACAAATTGACGACTATCAATTTGGCGGTGGTGCAGGTATGGTGCTTATGCCTGAGCCCTTAGCTATATTGATAGATAAGCTAAAGGAGGAAAGGAGCTATGATGAGATCATATACATGACCCCGGACGGTATCACTTTTAATCAAAAGCAAGCCAATGCGCTGTCTTTAAAAGGTAACTTGATCATTATCTGTGGGCACTATAAAGGTATTGATGAGCGGATACGTGAATTATATGTTACGCTGGAGTTGTCGATAGGGGACTATGTATTAAGTGGTGGTGAGCTGGCCGCAGCAGTGGTGGTAGATGCTATTGGTAGATTGATACCCGGTGTATTGAATAACGAAACATCAGCATTGTCAGATTCTTTTCAGGATGGATTGTTAGCTCCGCCTGTGTATACAAGACCCGCAGATTTCAGAGGCCATAAGGTGCCTGAAGTTTTATTAAGTGGTCATGCAAAAAAGATTGATGAATGGCGTCAGGAGCAATCGTTAAAACGCACTGAAGAAAGACGACCTGACTTGTATGAGGATTGA